From Callospermophilus lateralis isolate mCalLat2 chromosome 5, mCalLat2.hap1, whole genome shotgun sequence, a single genomic window includes:
- the Il5 gene encoding interleukin-5 produces MGMLLRLSLVALGAAYTCALALEIPMSTLVKETLTLLSTHQTVLIGNETLRIPVPAHKNHQLCIEEIFQGIDTLKNQTAQGDAVERLFQNLSLMKKYIDIQKKKCGQERRRVKQFLEYLQEFLGVINTEWMMES; encoded by the exons ATGGGGATGCTGCTGCGCTTGAGTTTGGTAGCTCTTGGAGCTGCCTACACTTGTGCCTTGgccttggaaattcccatgagtaCATTGGTGAAAGAGACTTTGACCCTGCTTTCCACTCATCAAACGGTACTAATAGGCAATGAG ACCCTGAGGATTCCTGTTCCTGCACACAAAAAT CACCAACTATGCATTGAAGAAATCTTTCAGGGAATAGATACGCTGAAGAATCAAACTGCACAAGGCGATGCTGTGGAAAGACTATTCCAAAACTTGTCtttaatgaaaaaatacattGACATCCAAAAA AAAAAGTGTGGCCAGGAAAGACGGAGAGTCAAGCAATTCTTAGAGTACTTGCAAGAGTTTCTTGGTGTGATAAATACCGAGTGGATGATGGAAAGTTGA